A genome region from Cucurbita pepo subsp. pepo cultivar mu-cu-16 chromosome LG02, ASM280686v2, whole genome shotgun sequence includes the following:
- the LOC111789311 gene encoding aldehyde dehydrogenase family 3 member H1-like isoform X2, producing MAEERAVFDCEAAERVVAEVRECYNSGKTRRYEWRVEQVKNLLKLVDENQKEMIDTVHSDFSKPEFEAFAHEIALLKNSCKLALKELRRWMTPEKVKTSITTFPSSAAIVPEPLGVVLIISAWNYPFLLSLDPVVGAIAAGNAVVLKPSEISPATSSLMAKLLGKYLDTSAIKVIEGATSETSALLEQKWDKIFYTGSGRVGRIVMAAAAKHLTPVVLELGGKSPVVVDTQINLQVACRRIIAGKWGCNNGQACIAPDYIITTKEFAPKLVETLKQELERFYGKNPMETKDLSRIVNANHFARLSKLLDDDKVSGKIVHGGERDKAKLQITPTLLLDVPRDSLIMTEEIFGPLLPILTVDKVEDSFEVVNSGTKPLAAYLFTNNKRLKDQFVACISAGGVAINDTTLHLTVSTLPFGGVGDSGMGSYHGKFSFDAFSHKKAVLYRSFAGDAPMRYPPYTKGKLRILKALLGGDIWGLIRALFGWS from the exons ATGGCGGAGGAGAGAGCGGTTTTCGATTGCGAAGCGGCGGAGAGAGTGGTGGCGGAGGTGAGGGAGTGCTATAATTCCGGCAAAACGAGAAGGTACGAATGGAGAGTGGAGCAAGTGAAGAATCTGTTGAAATTGGTGGATGAAAACCAGAAAGAGATGATCGATACGGTTCATTCCGATTTTTCCAAACCCGAATTCGAAGCCTTCGCTCATGAG ATAGCTTTGTTGAAAAATTCATGTAAATTGGCACTTAAAGAACTCAGGCGTTGGATGACGCCAGAAAAG GTTAAAACTTCAATTACCACATTTCCTTCGTCTGCTGCAATTGTACCAGAACCTCTGGGTGTTGTCCTGATCATTTCTGCTTGGAATTATCCATTCT TATTATCTCTTGATCCAGTTGTTGGAGCAATAGCAGCTGGTAATGCTGTGGTTCTAAAGCCATCAGAAATTTCCCCAGCAACATCATCTTTAATGGCAAAACTTTTAGGGAAATATTTGGATACTTCTGCTATAAAAGTTATTGAGGGTGCTACTTCCGAAACTTCTGCTTTGCTGGAGCAAAAATGGGACAAAATATTTTACACAG GCAGTGGAAGAGTGGGGCGTATAGTGATGGCAGCTGCTGCCAAGCACCTCACACCAGTTGTTTTGGAGCTTGGAGGAAAATCTCCAGTAGTAGTTGATACACAAATCAATTTACAA GTCGCGTGTAGGCGGATTATTGCTGGTAAGTGGGGTTGCAACAATGGGCAAGCATGCATTGCTCCTGATTATATCATAACTACGAAAGAATTTGCTCCAAAATTG GTGGAGACTCTGAAACAAGAACTGGAGAGATTTTATGGAAAGAACCCTATGGAAACTAAAGATTTATCTCGCATTGTGAATGCTAACCACTTTGCTCGCTTGTCAAAGCTCTTAGATGATGATAAGGTTTCTGGCAAGATTGTGCATGGAGGTGAAAGGGACAAAGCCAAATT ACAGATTACTCCGACCCTCTTATTGGATGTCCCTCGAGACTCTCTGATTATGACGGAGGAGATCTTCGGTCCCTTGCTTCCTATTCTCACG GTCGACAAAGTGGAGGATAGCTTCGAAGTAGTGAACTCGGGCACAAAGCCACTTGCAGCATATTTATTTACCAACAACAAGAGGCTCAAGGACCAGTTCGTAGCTTGCATCTCTGCAGGGGGTGTGGCCATCAATGACACCACCTTACAT CTGACAGTTAGCACACTACCATTTGGAGGAGTTGGGGACAGTGGAATGGGATCTTACCATGGGAAGTTCTCATTTGATGCATTTAGCCATAAGAAGGCTGTTCTTTATCGAAGCTTCGCAGGCGATGCACCGATGAGATACCCGCCGTACACGAAGGGAAAGCTAAGAATTCTCAAGGCTCTTCTTGGAGGTGACATATGGGGTCTCATTCGTGCTCTTTTTGGGTGGTCATAG
- the LOC111789311 gene encoding aldehyde dehydrogenase family 3 member H1-like isoform X1 encodes MSDTDTDTETETKAEAEAEVYDASMQVKELRESFASGKTRCYKWRVSQLESLLKLSVVHEEDICDALRSDLSKPVMEAIIHEIALLKNSCKLALKELRRWMTPEKVKTSITTFPSSAAIVPEPLGVVLIISAWNYPFLLSLDPVVGAIAAGNAVVLKPSEISPATSSLMAKLLGKYLDTSAIKVIEGATSETSALLEQKWDKIFYTGSGRVGRIVMAAAAKHLTPVVLELGGKSPVVVDTQINLQVACRRIIAGKWGCNNGQACIAPDYIITTKEFAPKLVETLKQELERFYGKNPMETKDLSRIVNANHFARLSKLLDDDKVSGKIVHGGERDKAKLQITPTLLLDVPRDSLIMTEEIFGPLLPILTVDKVEDSFEVVNSGTKPLAAYLFTNNKRLKDQFVACISAGGVAINDTTLHLTVSTLPFGGVGDSGMGSYHGKFSFDAFSHKKAVLYRSFAGDAPMRYPPYTKGKLRILKALLGGDIWGLIRALFGWS; translated from the exons ATGTCGGATACGGATACGGATACGGAGACGGAGACGAaggcggaggcggaggcggaggTGTATGACGCGTCGATGCAGGTGAAGGAGTTGAGAGAAAGTTTTGCCTCCGGAAAGACTCGGTGCTATAAGTGGAGAGTTTCGCAGCTTGAGAGTCTCTTGAAGCTTAGCGTTGTCCACGAGGAAGATATCTGCGATGCGCTTCGCTCTGACCTATCCAAGCCTGTGATGGAAGCCATTATTCATGAG ATAGCTTTGTTGAAAAATTCATGTAAATTGGCACTTAAAGAACTCAGGCGTTGGATGACGCCAGAAAAG GTTAAAACTTCAATTACCACATTTCCTTCGTCTGCTGCAATTGTACCAGAACCTCTGGGTGTTGTCCTGATCATTTCTGCTTGGAATTATCCATTCT TATTATCTCTTGATCCAGTTGTTGGAGCAATAGCAGCTGGTAATGCTGTGGTTCTAAAGCCATCAGAAATTTCCCCAGCAACATCATCTTTAATGGCAAAACTTTTAGGGAAATATTTGGATACTTCTGCTATAAAAGTTATTGAGGGTGCTACTTCCGAAACTTCTGCTTTGCTGGAGCAAAAATGGGACAAAATATTTTACACAG GCAGTGGAAGAGTGGGGCGTATAGTGATGGCAGCTGCTGCCAAGCACCTCACACCAGTTGTTTTGGAGCTTGGAGGAAAATCTCCAGTAGTAGTTGATACACAAATCAATTTACAA GTCGCGTGTAGGCGGATTATTGCTGGTAAGTGGGGTTGCAACAATGGGCAAGCATGCATTGCTCCTGATTATATCATAACTACGAAAGAATTTGCTCCAAAATTG GTGGAGACTCTGAAACAAGAACTGGAGAGATTTTATGGAAAGAACCCTATGGAAACTAAAGATTTATCTCGCATTGTGAATGCTAACCACTTTGCTCGCTTGTCAAAGCTCTTAGATGATGATAAGGTTTCTGGCAAGATTGTGCATGGAGGTGAAAGGGACAAAGCCAAATT ACAGATTACTCCGACCCTCTTATTGGATGTCCCTCGAGACTCTCTGATTATGACGGAGGAGATCTTCGGTCCCTTGCTTCCTATTCTCACG GTCGACAAAGTGGAGGATAGCTTCGAAGTAGTGAACTCGGGCACAAAGCCACTTGCAGCATATTTATTTACCAACAACAAGAGGCTCAAGGACCAGTTCGTAGCTTGCATCTCTGCAGGGGGTGTGGCCATCAATGACACCACCTTACAT CTGACAGTTAGCACACTACCATTTGGAGGAGTTGGGGACAGTGGAATGGGATCTTACCATGGGAAGTTCTCATTTGATGCATTTAGCCATAAGAAGGCTGTTCTTTATCGAAGCTTCGCAGGCGATGCACCGATGAGATACCCGCCGTACACGAAGGGAAAGCTAAGAATTCTCAAGGCTCTTCTTGGAGGTGACATATGGGGTCTCATTCGTGCTCTTTTTGGGTGGTCATAG